One genomic segment of Catalinimonas alkaloidigena includes these proteins:
- a CDS encoding arylsulfatase, giving the protein MLRFKCLAVISLFFAFACDTLPEEEEYPVVNHPNVVLILTDDQGYGDLGIHGNDTIETPVLDNFAKEGVRLDRFFVSPVCAPTRASLLTGRYHLRTGTSWVTGGMEDMQSEEVTLAEMFKQNGYATGCFGKWHNGAHYPRDPLGQGFDEFIGFKAGHWYNYFDTQLEHNQDSIQTKGFITDVLTDYAINFIEENQSQPFFCYIPYNAPHGPFQVPDKYFDKYKAKGLDDKLAAIYGMCENIDDNVGRILQRLDELDINENTIVLFITDNGPNTWRYNGGMRGRKAHVHEGGVRVPSFIQWDSHLPKGRVIDQITAHIDILPTLYELCQLEPIKTQPLDGISLLPLLIGEKDYLDKDRTIFTHQVNGEIKTYPGAVRMPQYRLVMQSENDISLFDMRNDPGETKDLATERKDIVRSLHKDYLRWFSKATSKGVEAPPIPVGYDQAPVVTLPAHEATLSEGLSYKFGPHGWANDWVDQWTDRQDSMYWKLDVVEAGQYKAMLKYTASTEQTGAEMQLTTPNDKVSRKINQPFTPKIISGYDRADRGQESYEQSWGSLVVGSIQLEKGEQRISLKALNIPQQNVGEIKAVVLEKL; this is encoded by the coding sequence ATGCTTCGTTTCAAATGCCTTGCTGTAATCTCTCTTTTTTTTGCTTTTGCCTGTGACACCCTTCCCGAGGAGGAAGAGTATCCGGTAGTCAATCATCCGAATGTAGTGCTCATCCTTACCGATGATCAGGGCTATGGTGATTTAGGGATTCATGGTAATGACACCATTGAAACGCCTGTGCTGGACAATTTCGCCAAAGAAGGAGTACGGCTTGACCGCTTTTTTGTAAGTCCTGTTTGTGCGCCTACCCGCGCCAGCCTGCTTACGGGAAGGTATCATCTACGTACAGGTACTTCCTGGGTAACTGGCGGCATGGAAGATATGCAAAGCGAAGAGGTGACCCTGGCTGAAATGTTCAAGCAGAATGGCTATGCCACCGGCTGCTTTGGCAAATGGCATAATGGCGCCCACTATCCACGTGATCCGCTAGGGCAGGGGTTTGACGAATTCATAGGTTTTAAGGCAGGGCACTGGTACAATTATTTTGACACCCAACTGGAGCATAATCAGGACAGCATCCAGACGAAAGGTTTTATTACAGATGTCTTGACTGACTACGCCATTAATTTTATTGAAGAAAATCAAAGCCAGCCTTTCTTCTGCTATATCCCTTATAATGCTCCGCATGGCCCCTTTCAGGTACCGGATAAGTATTTTGATAAGTATAAGGCTAAAGGGTTAGACGATAAGCTGGCAGCCATCTATGGGATGTGCGAAAATATTGACGACAATGTAGGGCGTATTCTGCAAAGACTGGATGAGTTGGATATTAATGAAAATACCATCGTACTTTTTATCACTGATAATGGACCCAATACCTGGCGCTATAACGGAGGCATGCGCGGCCGCAAGGCTCATGTGCATGAGGGAGGGGTTAGGGTACCCAGCTTTATCCAGTGGGACAGCCACTTACCAAAAGGAAGGGTGATTGATCAGATTACTGCTCATATAGATATTTTGCCTACCCTCTACGAATTGTGCCAGTTGGAGCCAATAAAAACTCAACCTTTGGATGGTATTAGCCTTCTACCACTGCTCATCGGTGAAAAAGATTATCTGGATAAAGACCGCACTATTTTTACCCATCAGGTAAATGGCGAAATCAAGACTTATCCCGGCGCTGTCCGCATGCCACAATACCGACTGGTGATGCAGAGCGAAAATGATATCAGCCTGTTTGACATGCGAAATGACCCGGGCGAAACAAAAGATTTGGCTACTGAGCGTAAAGATATTGTCAGAAGTCTGCACAAAGATTATCTGCGATGGTTTTCTAAGGCTACTTCCAAGGGTGTTGAAGCGCCGCCTATTCCTGTAGGATACGATCAGGCTCCAGTAGTCACCTTACCAGCGCATGAGGCTACTCTTTCTGAAGGCCTTTCTTACAAATTTGGTCCGCATGGCTGGGCTAATGACTGGGTGGATCAATGGACAGATAGGCAAGACAGTATGTACTGGAAGCTGGATGTGGTAGAAGCCGGTCAGTATAAAGCTATGCTTAAATACACTGCTTCTACGGAGCAAACCGGGGCTGAGATGCAACTTACTACGCCCAACGATAAAGTCTCGCGCAAAATCAATCAGCCTTTCACTCCGAAAATCATTAGCGGATATGATCGGGCTGACCGGGGACAGGAGTCTTACGAACAGAGCTGGGGAAGTCTAGTAGTAGGGAGTATTCAGCTTGAA
- a CDS encoding TRAP transporter substrate-binding protein has protein sequence MNDTPKSTRRKFLRHSLTAAVAAPALAQSACTSSQQKKQAQAPYINFNDTFRWKMVTTWPPNFPILGEGCNMFAEWVKEMSGGRMEITVYGGGELVPALEVFDAVSNGAIELGHGAAYYWAGKIPAAQFFATVPFGMNAQQMNAWLVGGGGTELWQETYANYNLLPFPAGNTGMQMGGWFNQEINSPEDIQGLKMRIPGIGGKVFNRAGGTSVLVAGGEIYTNLERGVIDATEWIGPFHDYQMGFYDVARYYYYPGWHEPGTALELFANKEKFEALPSDIQAILITCVQRLNMWSFAQSEVMNSQYAIKLRDEENVDFRKFPDEVLNVFRQHSEEVVNEMIENDAPSRKAYESYKKFQLQFNDYAQYNEKIYYSSFHPNV, from the coding sequence ATGAACGATACACCTAAATCTACCCGACGGAAATTCTTACGTCACAGTCTAACTGCTGCAGTAGCGGCTCCGGCATTGGCTCAGTCTGCCTGCACTTCAAGCCAGCAAAAAAAGCAAGCACAGGCCCCTTATATCAATTTTAATGACACTTTTCGCTGGAAAATGGTGACGACCTGGCCGCCTAATTTTCCGATTCTGGGAGAAGGCTGTAATATGTTTGCCGAATGGGTGAAGGAGATGTCGGGCGGACGCATGGAGATTACTGTATATGGTGGAGGAGAGCTGGTGCCAGCCCTGGAAGTTTTTGATGCGGTCAGCAACGGAGCCATAGAACTGGGGCACGGTGCCGCCTACTATTGGGCAGGAAAAATTCCGGCAGCCCAGTTTTTTGCCACCGTTCCCTTTGGCATGAATGCCCAACAGATGAATGCCTGGCTGGTAGGGGGAGGCGGCACTGAACTCTGGCAGGAAACTTACGCCAATTATAACCTTCTCCCTTTTCCTGCCGGCAATACCGGTATGCAAATGGGTGGTTGGTTCAATCAGGAGATCAACTCTCCGGAAGATATTCAGGGACTGAAGATGCGGATTCCGGGTATCGGGGGCAAGGTTTTTAATAGAGCCGGAGGAACTTCCGTATTGGTAGCAGGTGGAGAAATTTATACCAATCTGGAAAGAGGTGTTATTGATGCTACTGAATGGATAGGTCCTTTTCATGATTACCAGATGGGCTTCTATGATGTGGCACGCTATTATTACTATCCGGGCTGGCATGAGCCGGGCACTGCTCTGGAGCTTTTTGCCAATAAAGAGAAGTTTGAAGCGCTTCCTTCCGACATTCAGGCAATACTTATCACTTGTGTTCAGCGCCTGAATATGTGGTCTTTTGCTCAGTCAGAGGTGATGAATAGCCAGTATGCTATCAAACTCAGGGATGAAGAAAATGTAGACTTCCGTAAATTCCCCGATGAGGTGCTGAATGTATTCAGACAGCATAGCGAAGAGGTCGTTAACGAAATGATTGAAAACGATGCTCCCAGTCGTAAGGCTTATGAGTCTTATAAAAAATTTCAGTTGCAGTTTAACGATTATGCTCAGTACAATGAAAAAATCTACTACTCCAGCTTTCATCCTAATGTCTAA
- a CDS encoding 30S ribosomal protein S16 translates to MAVKIRLARRGRKKLAIYDVVVADARAPRDGRFIEKLGIYNPNTNPAMIDIREDKALDWLLKGAKPTDTVRAMLSYRGVMLKKHLQIGVNKGAITQEEADKRFNEWIESKDAQVMGKKESLAKKQEEERKARLEAEKKINEARAKELAASQQAEVEEAEAESAEEGTAEAATEEAPAEAPAKEEPKAEEKQEEAVAEEPKKEEATAEKEEKAEEKKEEEAPAAEEKKEEAPVAEKQEETPEVKEESQAEESQAEKKEEAKAEEPKAEEKTEEKKEEAPAAKKEEVKAEEKKEDESSEEKKES, encoded by the coding sequence ATGGCAGTAAAAATTAGATTGGCGCGTCGAGGACGCAAAAAACTGGCAATTTACGATGTAGTCGTAGCCGACGCCAGAGCACCACGGGATGGTCGCTTTATTGAAAAATTGGGTATTTACAACCCTAACACCAACCCTGCAATGATTGACATCAGGGAAGACAAAGCATTGGACTGGTTACTGAAAGGAGCCAAGCCTACCGATACGGTAAGGGCGATGTTGTCTTACCGCGGGGTGATGTTGAAAAAACACCTGCAGATTGGTGTCAACAAGGGTGCTATTACGCAGGAAGAAGCAGACAAGCGCTTTAACGAGTGGATAGAGTCTAAAGACGCTCAGGTAATGGGCAAGAAAGAGTCGCTGGCTAAGAAGCAGGAAGAAGAAAGAAAAGCACGTCTGGAAGCCGAGAAAAAGATCAACGAAGCTCGTGCCAAGGAACTAGCCGCGAGTCAGCAGGCAGAGGTTGAAGAAGCCGAAGCTGAATCTGCGGAGGAAGGTACTGCAGAAGCTGCAACTGAAGAGGCACCAGCAGAAGCTCCTGCTAAAGAAGAGCCCAAAGCTGAAGAGAAGCAGGAAGAGGCTGTAGCAGAAGAACCTAAGAAAGAAGAGGCGACTGCTGAGAAAGAAGAAAAAGCAGAGGAGAAGAAAGAAGAAGAAGCTCCCGCTGCTGAGGAAAAAAAGGAAGAGGCTCCGGTAGCTGAGAAGCAAGAAGAGACTCCTGAAGTTAAGGAAGAGTCTCAGGCTGAAGAGTCTCAGGCTGAAAAGAAAGAAGAAGCCAAGGCTGAAGAACCTAAAGCAGAAGAAAAGACTGAGGAGAAAAAAGAGGAAGCTCCTGCTGCTAAAAAAGAAGAGGTGAAAGCTGAGGAAAAGAAGGAAGACGAATCTTCTGAAGAAAAGAAAGAAAGTTAA
- the rimM gene encoding ribosome maturation factor RimM (Essential for efficient processing of 16S rRNA) encodes MRIDDCYQLGYVTKTHGLQGEVNVFLDVDFPEAYEEMESVFLQLSGSGTLIPFFIESLRLQKDSLIVKFEDIDNIEQAESLLKASLFLPLDQLPPLEEGQFYFHEIIGFLVEDENEGQLGMVKDVYEAGEQHLIAMDYQSQEVLIPLNDDIILEVNKEKKIVFTRLPEGLLDVYLE; translated from the coding sequence ATGCGGATTGATGACTGCTATCAGCTAGGATACGTCACCAAAACGCACGGCCTGCAAGGGGAAGTCAATGTATTTTTAGATGTTGATTTTCCTGAAGCATACGAAGAAATGGAATCAGTATTTCTGCAACTCTCAGGTTCAGGAACGCTGATTCCTTTTTTTATTGAGAGCCTACGTCTTCAAAAAGACAGTCTGATTGTCAAGTTTGAAGATATTGATAATATAGAACAGGCAGAAAGCCTGCTGAAAGCAAGTTTGTTCCTACCCCTAGACCAACTGCCCCCGTTGGAAGAAGGGCAGTTTTATTTCCATGAGATTATCGGCTTTCTGGTAGAGGATGAAAATGAAGGTCAGCTCGGAATGGTCAAAGATGTGTATGAGGCTGGTGAGCAGCACCTGATTGCGATGGATTATCAAAGCCAGGAAGTACTCATTCCGCTGAATGATGATATTATTCTGGAAGTAAATAAAGAAAAGAAAATCGTCTTTACCCGGCTGCCGGAAGGATTGCTGGATGTATATTTAGAGTGA
- a CDS encoding SelL-related redox protein, whose product MKNLPDWIAIVLRFAGITNAVWGLTFALFTEVMLRWAGMPAPYAVFPWKMFGLIAIIFGAAYYLAADNPVRHVLIITTGIFIKLCGTLMLMSYYFSDLITARLASFIALKDVIWSIVFGIILYHVFKAWQTPNDDKHNPHNSLSDTLKGFNTQEGDTLNDLSFRKPVFLVFLRHFGCVFCREALADLRKHRQEIERQGVEIILVHMSSHYEGELFLEKQGLSNVKHISDPDCSLYNTFQLKRGTLSQLFGIHAWIRGIKTGVIKTHGIGWLAGDGFRMSGVFVLYKGEMLKSYRHQHVADRPDYVALANCELA is encoded by the coding sequence ATGAAAAATTTACCTGACTGGATTGCCATCGTTCTCCGTTTTGCTGGTATCACCAATGCCGTCTGGGGACTTACTTTTGCACTTTTTACTGAGGTAATGCTACGTTGGGCAGGTATGCCAGCTCCTTATGCCGTCTTCCCCTGGAAAATGTTTGGGTTAATCGCGATCATTTTTGGAGCGGCCTACTATTTGGCAGCCGATAATCCTGTGAGGCATGTACTCATTATCACCACTGGTATTTTCATCAAATTATGTGGCACGTTAATGTTAATGAGCTATTATTTTAGTGATCTTATTACGGCTCGTCTTGCATCATTTATCGCGCTTAAAGATGTAATCTGGTCGATAGTATTTGGAATTATCCTTTATCATGTTTTTAAAGCCTGGCAAACACCCAATGATGACAAACACAATCCCCATAACTCTCTTTCCGATACTTTAAAGGGGTTTAATACTCAGGAGGGAGACACATTGAATGACCTATCTTTTCGTAAGCCTGTTTTTCTGGTTTTTTTAAGACATTTCGGTTGTGTCTTTTGTCGTGAAGCCTTGGCTGATCTTCGAAAACACCGCCAGGAAATAGAGCGGCAGGGAGTAGAAATCATATTGGTACACATGAGTTCACACTATGAAGGAGAGCTATTTCTGGAGAAACAGGGCCTTTCAAATGTGAAACATATCAGTGACCCGGATTGCAGCCTTTACAATACTTTTCAGCTTAAACGTGGTACACTTAGCCAGCTTTTTGGTATACATGCCTGGATCAGAGGTATTAAAACTGGAGTTATCAAAACTCATGGCATAGGATGGCTGGCAGGAGATGGTTTTCGTATGTCAGGCGTGTTTGTGCTTTATAAAGGGGAGATGCTCAAGAGCTACCGCCATCAACATGTAGCTGACCGTCCGGATTATGTAGCCTTGGCCAATTGCGAACTGGCATGA
- a CDS encoding SDR family NAD(P)-dependent oxidoreductase, which produces MKIDLSGQKIVVTGASRGIGKAIAEQLAEAGAQIAVHYNRNRNTAQRVAEDIGRGAEIFQADLSKPVEVIQLFENVMAEFGRLHAIVNNAGIAISSEVEGDDIAFTDAWSKTMQVNLHATGLLCKKAIEHFTECGGGRIINISSRAAFRGDTADFLAYAASKGGVVALTRSIARAYGRQGIKAFIVAPGFTHTDMADDFIKKYGESYVKNDLALNALTKPEDIAPTVAFLASGMADHATGCTIDINAGSYVH; this is translated from the coding sequence ATGAAAATAGATTTGTCAGGGCAAAAAATAGTGGTTACCGGTGCCAGCCGTGGAATAGGCAAAGCCATTGCAGAACAGCTCGCTGAGGCTGGTGCTCAGATCGCAGTCCATTATAACCGCAACCGCAACACTGCACAGCGGGTAGCGGAAGATATTGGTAGAGGAGCTGAGATTTTTCAGGCTGACCTAAGTAAGCCGGTTGAGGTAATTCAGCTTTTTGAGAATGTTATGGCTGAATTTGGGAGATTACATGCCATCGTGAATAATGCCGGTATTGCGATCAGTTCGGAGGTTGAAGGTGATGATATTGCTTTTACAGATGCCTGGTCAAAGACGATGCAGGTTAACCTGCACGCTACCGGACTGCTATGTAAGAAAGCTATTGAACACTTTACCGAATGTGGCGGAGGACGCATCATCAATATATCTTCGCGAGCTGCATTCAGAGGAGATACCGCTGATTTTCTGGCTTATGCCGCCTCTAAAGGAGGCGTAGTAGCACTCACTCGCTCCATTGCAAGAGCTTATGGCAGACAGGGCATCAAAGCTTTTATTGTAGCACCGGGTTTTACCCATACCGATATGGCAGATGATTTTATCAAAAAGTATGGAGAGTCTTATGTGAAAAACGACCTGGCGCTAAATGCGCTCACTAAGCCGGAGGACATAGCACCTACCGTAGCCTTTTTAGCCAGCGGCATGGCAGATCATGCTACCGGCTGTACTATTGACATTAACGCAGGAAGTTATGTCCATTGA
- a CDS encoding nitroreductase family protein: MNITPEQANELIRKRRSIYPALYSGETVDQQIIEQMLENANWAPTHALTEPWRFTVFSGAGLQKLADFQSELYKELSSAEDNFDQIKYQKLKDKPLQCSHIIAIAMSRDPKQKIPEIEEVEATACAVQNMYLTATAYGVGCYWGTGGITYKKEAKPFFGLNEEDKLLGFLYVGTPTEGKWPEGRRGPIDAKVKWIND, from the coding sequence ATGAATATCACCCCTGAACAAGCTAATGAGCTGATACGCAAAAGAAGGTCTATTTACCCAGCGCTTTATAGTGGCGAGACAGTAGATCAGCAAATTATAGAGCAAATGCTGGAAAATGCCAACTGGGCGCCTACCCATGCACTTACCGAGCCCTGGCGTTTTACAGTATTCAGTGGAGCAGGTTTACAAAAGCTGGCGGACTTTCAGTCTGAACTTTACAAGGAGTTAAGTTCTGCCGAAGACAATTTTGATCAGATTAAATACCAAAAGCTGAAAGATAAACCTTTGCAATGCTCTCACATCATCGCGATAGCAATGAGCCGCGACCCTAAACAGAAAATCCCTGAAATAGAAGAAGTGGAAGCTACTGCCTGTGCTGTGCAGAATATGTACCTGACGGCTACTGCCTATGGGGTAGGTTGTTATTGGGGTACCGGAGGCATCACCTATAAAAAAGAAGCCAAACCCTTTTTCGGTCTCAATGAAGAGGATAAGCTTTTAGGTTTTTTGTACGTGGGCACGCCAACAGAAGGAAAGTGGCCGGAAGGCAGGAGAGGCCCCATTGATGCAAAAGTAAAATGGATTAATGATTAA
- a CDS encoding ABC transporter substrate-binding protein produces MAKLYWILFFLLSGILACDSPTPRVQQGEVVTIFSNALNATDRQLFTAFERSSGVKVNIIIDTGEQIIERLAQQQQDSVIADLILLEGITYFQKAKQVGLLDTLSQGSIVNAIPEHLRDRNLQWIGLGYSANAIAYLRDSVDTLQVRSYADLSNPEWRGKTGWGTQNKNIYLSQLASMLADQGAEAEQWISGLSANLLDSAHYRSPAHFSVTDSTAWLALTNTADYIKNLSEGKRFQSAGLLFSPPAIYLHLTGVGILDEAPHPAQARALLNYLFSRDIVTQYTRLHFLYPTRPDIDPPPSLRNLGLVNADSSSQSNIARYTEEAENLFNRYGW; encoded by the coding sequence ATGGCTAAATTGTATTGGATTTTATTCTTTCTGCTCAGCGGTATACTTGCCTGTGATTCACCTACACCAAGGGTGCAACAGGGTGAGGTAGTGACCATATTTAGTAATGCCCTAAATGCTACAGACCGGCAATTATTTACAGCTTTTGAACGCTCTTCCGGGGTAAAAGTAAATATTATCATTGACACGGGAGAACAGATTATTGAACGATTAGCCCAACAACAACAGGATAGCGTAATTGCTGATCTTATCCTATTAGAAGGCATCACTTATTTTCAGAAGGCCAAACAAGTAGGTCTGCTGGACACGCTTTCGCAAGGCAGCATTGTCAATGCCATTCCTGAGCACCTGCGTGATCGTAATTTGCAATGGATAGGGCTGGGCTATAGTGCTAATGCCATAGCTTACCTACGTGATAGCGTTGACACGCTGCAAGTGCGTAGCTACGCTGACCTAAGCAATCCCGAATGGCGAGGAAAAACAGGCTGGGGAACCCAAAATAAAAATATTTACCTGTCGCAGCTTGCCTCCATGCTCGCTGACCAGGGTGCTGAGGCAGAGCAGTGGATATCCGGTCTCTCTGCCAATCTGTTAGACTCTGCTCATTACCGTTCTCCCGCGCATTTTTCTGTTACTGATAGTACTGCCTGGCTAGCGCTAACAAATACAGCGGATTACATTAAAAATTTGAGCGAAGGAAAGCGCTTCCAATCGGCAGGGCTCCTTTTTTCACCTCCTGCCATTTATCTCCATTTGACGGGAGTGGGCATCCTTGATGAAGCGCCTCACCCTGCCCAGGCTCGTGCGCTGCTCAATTATCTCTTTTCACGTGATATCGTAACTCAATACACCCGTTTACACTTTTTGTACCCTACCCGCCCGGATATTGACCCCCCTCCCAGCCTACGTAATCTAGGTTTAGTCAATGCAGATAGTAGCTCACAAAGTAATATCGCTCGTTATACGGAAGAAGCTGAAAACTTATTTAATCGTTATGGCTGGTAA
- a CDS encoding MATE family efflux transporter, producing the protein MSLQPLHTHFRTTFIIAYPIVLSQLGHITVGVADSVMVGELGTDPLAAVSLANSIFSLVLMFGIGVSMAITPLVAAADGKGDKQKSGQVFRHGFIINLCAAFLLGLLVLAGSSLLYYLEQPEQVVKITIPYLLIITLSLVPFMLFQTFKQYAEGLSFTRTAMFITLSANLLNILLNYLLIYGKLGFPALGLNGAGWATFISRVIMAIAIVIYVSRASWFQQGLKLKQFQKKLVVRMLKLGIPTGFQYVFEVGAFSCAAIMMGWLGAQALAAHQIALNMAAVSYMMVTGIAAASTVRVGNQLGKQDIPNMRRAGFSAFLMGLMLMTASAIIFVVGKYFLPSLYIDEPQVIELAGSLLIVAAFFQLSDGVQAVGLGTLRGMADVKIPTIITLVAYWLVGLPIAYWLAFPMELGAHGIWYGLLLSLTLAAILLFARFHYLSKKLLKSYPSVNKVQAA; encoded by the coding sequence ATGTCATTACAACCTTTACATACACATTTTCGCACAACTTTTATCATTGCCTACCCCATCGTTTTAAGCCAACTTGGGCATATCACTGTTGGTGTAGCTGATAGTGTAATGGTAGGGGAATTAGGCACCGACCCGCTGGCGGCTGTGTCACTGGCCAACAGTATTTTTTCGCTGGTATTGATGTTTGGCATTGGTGTCTCTATGGCCATCACTCCACTGGTGGCTGCAGCTGACGGGAAAGGCGATAAGCAAAAGAGTGGTCAGGTATTCCGTCACGGCTTCATCATCAATTTATGCGCTGCGTTTTTACTCGGACTTTTGGTGCTGGCTGGATCATCATTGCTGTATTATCTGGAGCAGCCTGAGCAGGTGGTTAAAATCACCATTCCTTATCTCCTGATCATCACACTCTCATTGGTGCCTTTTATGTTGTTCCAGACTTTCAAGCAATATGCAGAAGGGCTTTCTTTTACCCGCACAGCCATGTTTATTACCTTGAGTGCCAACCTCCTGAATATCTTGCTTAACTATCTGCTGATCTATGGCAAGCTGGGATTTCCAGCCCTGGGGCTTAATGGTGCAGGATGGGCGACTTTTATTTCGAGAGTCATTATGGCCATCGCCATAGTCATTTATGTTAGCCGGGCAAGCTGGTTTCAGCAGGGGCTTAAGCTAAAGCAATTTCAAAAGAAGCTGGTGGTACGCATGTTAAAACTGGGTATTCCAACTGGTTTCCAGTACGTATTTGAGGTAGGTGCTTTTAGCTGTGCAGCTATCATGATGGGCTGGCTCGGCGCTCAGGCACTGGCAGCACACCAGATTGCGCTTAATATGGCAGCCGTTAGTTATATGATGGTCACTGGCATTGCTGCGGCTTCTACCGTAAGGGTAGGTAACCAATTAGGAAAACAGGATATCCCCAATATGAGAAGGGCCGGCTTCAGCGCTTTTCTGATGGGCTTGATGCTAATGACTGCCTCCGCCATCATTTTTGTAGTAGGCAAATATTTTCTTCCTTCACTTTATATTGATGAGCCGCAAGTAATAGAACTGGCAGGCTCATTGCTGATAGTAGCTGCGTTCTTTCAGCTTTCAGATGGTGTACAAGCCGTAGGCCTGGGTACCCTGAGAGGCATGGCTGACGTTAAGATTCCTACCATTATCACTCTGGTGGCTTACTGGCTGGTGGGTCTCCCTATTGCTTACTGGCTGGCCTTCCCTATGGAGTTAGGGGCTCATGGCATTTGGTACGGTCTTTTGCTTAGCCTTACTCTTGCTGCCATTTTACTTTTCGCCCGCTTCCATTACCTTAGCAAAAAATTACTCAAAAGCTATCCTTCAGTAAACAAAGTACAGGCAGCATAA
- a CDS encoding NUDIX domain-containing protein, with protein sequence MKERINPWKQISSKELYQNPWIEVHEDQVINPRGGEGIYGKVLFKNLAIGIIPIDDQGNTWLVGQYRYTLDEYSWEIPMGGGSKANDPLDSARRELKEETGLTAKSWTLLMRLHTSNSVTDEEGFTYIARELEEGSTEFDETEDLEIMKLPFSEAVDMVMEGRITDAISVSGLLKAARLLNL encoded by the coding sequence ATGAAAGAGCGTATCAATCCCTGGAAACAAATCAGCAGTAAGGAGCTTTACCAGAACCCTTGGATAGAGGTCCACGAAGACCAGGTGATCAACCCCCGAGGAGGGGAGGGGATATATGGTAAAGTGCTTTTTAAAAACCTGGCCATTGGCATCATTCCGATAGACGATCAAGGAAACACCTGGCTCGTAGGGCAGTACCGTTATACCCTTGATGAATACTCATGGGAAATACCTATGGGCGGTGGTAGCAAAGCCAATGATCCGCTGGACTCTGCCCGGCGGGAGCTCAAAGAAGAAACCGGACTTACCGCCAAAAGCTGGACTTTGCTGATGCGTCTCCATACTTCTAACTCGGTGACTGACGAAGAGGGGTTTACGTACATAGCTCGCGAGTTGGAAGAAGGGAGCACCGAATTTGACGAAACTGAAGATCTGGAAATCATGAAGCTTCCTTTTTCAGAAGCTGTTGATATGGTAATGGAAGGGCGCATCACTGACGCAATCAGTGTTTCAGGATTATTGAAGGCTGCCCGCCTCTTGAATCTTTAG
- a CDS encoding RNA methyltransferase has protein sequence MRKLKNEELERLSLEEFKAKKKHPIVIVLDNIRSMNNVGSAFRTADAFLIEKIFLCGITATPPHREINKTALGATDAVSWEYREKTVELIEELKEEGFKILCVEQVDEGVPLQDFLPYRDNKYCLVFGNEVFGIADEVVEKADTCLEIPQFGTKHSLNISVSIGIVMWDFFKKLVD, from the coding sequence ATGAGAAAACTTAAGAACGAAGAACTGGAACGCCTTAGCCTGGAAGAGTTTAAGGCCAAAAAGAAACATCCGATCGTGATTGTACTGGATAATATCCGGAGCATGAATAATGTAGGCTCTGCCTTCCGTACAGCAGATGCCTTTCTGATAGAAAAAATTTTTCTATGTGGTATTACGGCCACGCCTCCTCACCGCGAAATTAACAAAACAGCTTTAGGTGCTACGGACGCGGTAAGTTGGGAATACCGCGAAAAAACTGTTGAACTAATTGAAGAGCTTAAAGAAGAGGGATTCAAAATCTTATGTGTGGAGCAGGTAGATGAAGGAGTCCCTCTACAGGATTTTCTTCCTTACAGAGATAATAAATACTGCCTGGTATTCGGCAATGAAGTTTTTGGTATTGCAGATGAGGTTGTGGAAAAAGCAGACACTTGTCTGGAAATTCCCCAGTTTGGTACGAAGCACTCTCTCAATATTTCGGTCAGTATCGGTATTGTGATGTGGGATTTTTTCAAAAAGCTGGTCGACTAA